One Curtobacterium sp. BH-2-1-1 genomic region harbors:
- a CDS encoding sulfite reductase subunit alpha, which yields MSLLPPTGSLIPVDAPFSQAQESWLAGFIAGIAAAGKRASGGAPTTTIDVLFGTQTGNAEFLADELVAGAKARGLGGRATALDAVTPEQLAGMSHVLVVTSTYGEGEMPDNAGLFWDAIQATTVPRLEGLHYAVLGLGDTSYDEFCQAGKLLDTRFEQLGATRIHDRVDCDVDYEDPAALWTAAVLDRLAAEAGVQPGATTAVAATGATTAAGGAGASRASRPGAQWNKRNPYPSMLVENRLLSSPRSAKEIRHYEFDLGDSGIEYSAGDALAVVPVNDEVFVGELLEQVGANGSETLDGRPVTEVLRTDREIRTPSKDLIADLVQRAPSSELAAVVSHGDKHELDRWLWGRDVLDLLRDAGPAAPGLDELLPNLRPLQARQYSISSSPLAHPDRIHLTIASVRYGDPHRMYAGVASTFLADRVAPDGTVDVYLQPNASFGVPADPSAPMIMVGPGTGIAPFRGFLHERAVSGATGRNWLFFGDQHRDTDFVYEDELTELQEQGVLDRLDLAFSRDQAEKVYVQTRMLEQAPELYSWLEDGGHLYVCGDASRMAKDVEQALLAVIGSQRGKGEDDAQAYLADMRRGKRYVRDVY from the coding sequence GTGAGCCTGCTCCCCCCGACCGGATCGCTGATCCCGGTCGACGCACCGTTCTCGCAGGCCCAGGAGTCCTGGCTCGCCGGGTTCATCGCCGGCATCGCGGCCGCGGGCAAGCGGGCCTCCGGCGGCGCCCCGACGACGACGATCGACGTGCTGTTCGGCACGCAGACCGGCAACGCGGAGTTCCTCGCCGACGAGCTGGTCGCCGGCGCGAAGGCCCGCGGGCTCGGCGGTCGTGCCACCGCGCTCGACGCCGTCACGCCGGAGCAGCTCGCCGGGATGTCGCACGTGCTCGTGGTCACCTCGACGTACGGCGAGGGCGAGATGCCCGACAACGCCGGACTGTTCTGGGACGCGATCCAGGCGACCACCGTGCCGCGGCTCGAGGGACTGCACTACGCGGTCCTCGGGCTCGGCGACACGAGCTACGACGAGTTCTGCCAGGCCGGCAAGCTCCTCGACACCCGGTTCGAGCAGCTCGGCGCCACCCGCATCCACGACCGCGTCGACTGCGACGTGGACTACGAGGACCCGGCCGCGCTCTGGACGGCGGCGGTGCTCGACCGTCTGGCGGCGGAGGCGGGCGTGCAGCCCGGCGCGACCACGGCGGTGGCGGCGACCGGTGCGACGACCGCGGCCGGCGGGGCGGGCGCGAGCCGTGCCTCCAGGCCCGGTGCCCAGTGGAACAAGCGCAACCCGTACCCGTCGATGCTGGTCGAGAACCGGCTGCTCTCCTCGCCGCGCAGCGCGAAGGAGATCCGGCACTACGAGTTCGACCTCGGCGACTCCGGGATCGAGTACTCGGCGGGCGACGCGCTCGCGGTCGTGCCGGTCAACGACGAGGTGTTCGTCGGCGAGCTGCTCGAGCAGGTCGGCGCGAACGGCTCCGAGACGCTCGACGGCCGCCCGGTCACCGAGGTCCTGCGGACCGACCGTGAGATCCGGACGCCCTCGAAGGACCTCATCGCGGACCTCGTCCAGCGCGCACCGTCGTCCGAGCTCGCCGCCGTCGTCTCGCACGGTGACAAGCACGAGCTCGACCGCTGGCTGTGGGGTCGCGACGTCCTCGACCTGCTCCGCGACGCCGGACCCGCGGCACCCGGACTCGACGAACTCCTGCCGAACCTCCGACCGCTGCAGGCGCGCCAGTACTCGATCTCGTCGAGCCCGCTCGCGCACCCGGACCGCATCCACCTGACGATCGCGTCCGTCCGGTACGGGGACCCGCACCGCATGTACGCCGGCGTCGCGTCGACGTTCCTCGCCGACCGGGTCGCCCCCGACGGCACCGTGGACGTGTACCTGCAGCCGAACGCGTCGTTCGGGGTCCCCGCCGACCCGTCCGCGCCGATGATCATGGTCGGCCCGGGGACCGGCATCGCACCGTTCCGCGGGTTCCTGCACGAGCGTGCGGTCTCCGGGGCGACGGGACGGAACTGGCTGTTCTTCGGCGACCAGCACCGCGACACCGACTTCGTCTACGAGGACGAACTCACCGAGCTGCAGGAGCAGGGCGTCCTGGATCGCCTCGACCTGGCGTTCTCGCGCGACCAGGCCGAGAAGGTCTACGTGCAGACCCGGATGCTCGAACAGGCCCCGGAGCTCTACTCGTGGCTCGAGGACGGCGGGCACCTCTACGTGTGCGGTGACGCCTCACGGATGGCGAAGGACGTCGAGCAGGCGCTCCTGGCCGTCATCGGGAGCCAGCGGGGCAAGGGCGAGGACGACGCGCAGGCGTACCTCGCCGACATGCGGCGCGGCAAGCGCTACGTCCGCGACGTGTACTGA
- a CDS encoding hydroxymethylglutaryl-CoA synthase, whose amino-acid sequence MTRIGIHDLAVATGHHVLELDDLAERLGVDPAKYHVGIGQDAFSVPAPDEDIVTMGAAAAKELIDRHGADGIRTVLFATESGVDQSKAAGVFVHGLLGLPQNVRVVELKQACYGGTAAVQLALGIVARAPRERVLVIAADVARYDVDTAAEPTQGAGAAAILIAADPDLIEIEPAAGVFTADVDDFWRPNDRSTALVDGRLSVSAYVDAFVGAWDDLAAQGGPAYEDIVRFVHHQPFTKMALKAHRKLTQHVGVPFDESELALGFTYNKQTGNTYTASLWIGLAALLDLDDDLAGERIGLFSYGSGSVGELITGIVQPAYREHRRVGRVRELLAARVPLSVDAYRELHAAGAATSEDVERPRVTAAPYRFAGVRGGARRYEATRP is encoded by the coding sequence GTGACCCGCATCGGCATCCACGACCTCGCCGTCGCGACCGGGCACCACGTGCTCGAGCTCGACGACCTCGCCGAGCGCCTCGGGGTGGACCCGGCGAAGTACCACGTCGGCATCGGACAGGACGCGTTCAGCGTGCCCGCTCCCGACGAGGACATCGTCACGATGGGCGCCGCCGCTGCGAAGGAGCTCATCGACCGGCACGGTGCCGACGGCATCCGCACGGTGCTCTTCGCCACCGAGTCCGGCGTGGACCAGTCGAAGGCCGCCGGGGTGTTCGTGCACGGCCTGCTCGGGCTGCCGCAGAACGTCCGCGTCGTCGAGCTGAAGCAAGCCTGCTACGGCGGGACCGCTGCCGTCCAGCTCGCCCTCGGCATCGTCGCGCGTGCTCCGCGGGAGCGCGTGCTCGTCATCGCCGCCGACGTCGCGCGCTACGACGTCGACACCGCCGCCGAGCCGACGCAGGGTGCCGGCGCCGCCGCGATCCTGATCGCCGCCGACCCCGACCTCATCGAGATCGAGCCGGCCGCGGGTGTCTTCACCGCCGACGTCGACGACTTCTGGCGGCCGAACGACCGCTCCACCGCACTCGTCGACGGCCGCCTGTCCGTGAGCGCCTACGTCGACGCGTTCGTCGGGGCGTGGGACGACCTCGCGGCGCAGGGCGGCCCGGCGTACGAGGACATCGTGCGCTTCGTCCACCACCAGCCGTTCACGAAGATGGCGCTCAAGGCGCACCGGAAGCTCACGCAGCACGTCGGGGTGCCCTTCGACGAGTCCGAGCTCGCCCTCGGGTTCACGTACAACAAGCAGACCGGCAACACCTACACGGCGTCGCTCTGGATCGGGCTGGCCGCACTGCTCGACCTCGACGACGACCTCGCCGGGGAGCGCATCGGCCTGTTCAGCTACGGGTCCGGCAGCGTCGGGGAGCTCATCACCGGCATCGTGCAGCCGGCGTACCGCGAGCACCGCCGTGTGGGTCGGGTCCGCGAGCTCCTCGCCGCCCGGGTGCCGCTCTCGGTCGACGCCTACCGCGAGCTGCACGCCGCGGGTGCCGCGACGAGCGAGGACGTCGAGCGTCCGCGGGTCACGGCTGCGCCGTACCGCTTCGCCGGCGTCCGCGGCGGCGCACGCCGCTACGAGGCGACGCGTCCCTGA
- a CDS encoding helix-turn-helix transcriptional regulator, producing the protein MVARTELSDAEVDRVFHALADATRRDIVRRTLVGEASVSALADAYAMSFAAVQKHVAVLEGAGLVTKEPRGRTRIVRAEPGQIDRVRGLLDGYADLWRGRIDRLDALLGADRAPRGDDRTQGSH; encoded by the coding sequence ATGGTTGCACGAACCGAACTGAGCGATGCCGAGGTCGACCGGGTCTTCCACGCCCTGGCCGATGCGACCAGACGCGACATCGTCCGTCGCACCCTGGTCGGCGAGGCGTCCGTGAGCGCGCTCGCGGACGCCTACGCGATGTCCTTCGCCGCCGTCCAGAAGCACGTCGCCGTCCTCGAAGGAGCAGGACTCGTGACCAAGGAACCCCGGGGCCGCACCCGCATCGTGCGCGCCGAGCCGGGACAGATCGATCGCGTCCGTGGGCTGCTCGACGGCTACGCGGACCTCTGGCGCGGCCGGATCGACCGGCTCGACGCACTGCTGGGAGCAGACCGCGCGCCGCGCGGCGACGACCGAACGCAAGGGAGCCACTGA
- a CDS encoding SRPBCC family protein: protein MPTTSVHTDPEELTMTLVAEFPVPVERLWAAFADPRQLERFWGPPGFPATFTSFDLRPGGVAHYRMTSPENERFHALWQVSEVDEPRRIAFRDLFSDAEGTVDDSLPASETVLSFDTVDSGSRVTVLTSFASSADLDAMLEMGMLDGYEQAFGQLDTVLADLREYALGRGTVTEIVDDTHVVITRAFAAPRHLLWRAHTEPELMRRWLLGPDGWEMTVCENDLVVGGSFRQAWAPVGDTEGEAFGFEGENLVIEPERRMVTTERMTGAPFPANVNDLQFDEADGVTLMTLRITYPDREQRDMILATGMTDGMETSYQRLEREVVSAAA, encoded by the coding sequence ATGCCGACCACGTCCGTCCACACCGACCCCGAGGAGCTCACCATGACCCTCGTGGCCGAGTTCCCCGTCCCCGTCGAACGCCTCTGGGCAGCGTTCGCGGATCCCCGGCAGCTCGAACGCTTCTGGGGCCCGCCCGGGTTCCCCGCCACGTTCACGTCGTTCGACCTCCGTCCCGGCGGCGTCGCCCACTACCGGATGACCTCGCCCGAGAACGAACGGTTCCACGCACTCTGGCAGGTGTCCGAGGTCGACGAGCCCCGCCGGATCGCCTTCCGCGACCTGTTCTCCGACGCCGAGGGCACGGTCGACGACTCGCTGCCCGCGAGCGAGACCGTGCTGTCGTTCGACACCGTCGACAGCGGGTCACGGGTGACGGTGCTGACGTCGTTCGCGTCCTCCGCCGACCTCGACGCCATGCTCGAGATGGGCATGCTCGACGGCTACGAGCAGGCGTTCGGGCAGCTCGACACGGTGCTGGCCGACCTCCGCGAGTACGCCCTCGGCCGGGGCACGGTCACCGAGATCGTGGACGACACCCACGTGGTCATCACCCGCGCGTTCGCGGCGCCGCGGCACCTGCTCTGGCGTGCGCACACGGAGCCGGAGCTGATGCGCCGATGGCTGCTCGGCCCGGACGGGTGGGAGATGACGGTGTGCGAGAACGACCTGGTCGTCGGCGGCTCGTTCCGGCAGGCCTGGGCGCCCGTCGGGGACACCGAGGGCGAGGCGTTCGGGTTCGAGGGCGAGAACCTCGTCATCGAGCCGGAACGCCGCATGGTCACGACCGAACGGATGACCGGTGCGCCGTTCCCGGCCAACGTCAACGACCTGCAGTTCGACGAGGCCGACGGCGTCACGCTCATGACGCTCCGCATCACCTACCCCGACCGGGAGCAGCGGGACATGATCCTCGCGACCGGCATGACGGACGGCATGGAGACGAGCTACCAGCGTCTGGAACGCGAGGTCGTGTCCGCAGCGGCGTGA
- a CDS encoding ATP-dependent DNA ligase: MGQLIYDGEPLDLRIDDRALTHLQIVIVNMLRREHRFAFSWKDDAVHGNGRSTIWMHPNVSLHFKFSGSRVPRINRSWLEDLYAAATSGSGLVLTPEPSDTSTADDSAWSRAVVPGDADDDSGTDDAG; encoded by the coding sequence ATGGGTCAGCTCATCTACGACGGAGAGCCGCTCGACCTCCGGATCGACGACCGAGCGCTCACACACCTGCAGATCGTCATCGTGAACATGCTCCGGCGGGAGCACCGGTTCGCGTTCTCGTGGAAGGACGACGCCGTCCACGGCAACGGGCGCAGCACCATCTGGATGCACCCGAACGTGAGCCTGCACTTCAAGTTCTCCGGCAGCCGGGTGCCCCGGATCAACCGCAGCTGGCTCGAGGACCTCTACGCCGCCGCCACCTCGGGCTCCGGTCTCGTGCTCACGCCGGAGCCCTCGGACACGAGCACGGCGGACGACTCGGCGTGGTCCCGTGCGGTGGTGCCCGGCGACGCGGACGACGACTCCGGCACCGACGACGCTGGATAG